The following proteins are encoded in a genomic region of Necator americanus strain Aroian chromosome II, whole genome shotgun sequence:
- a CDS encoding hypothetical protein (NECATOR_CHRII.G8180.T1) gives MLIYRLRKAEGLGWQYYTTPQGAVNKKCASATRNYVRQNTSKQWRPVTSSALQEQADPQVSEHSAKPRHEPEYGESAGQHGGSVVIA, from the coding sequence atgctaatttatcgactccgaaaggctgaagggcttggttggcagtactacactacaccacaggGTGCTGTAAACAAGAAGTGCGCAAGTGCCACAAGGAACTACGTGAGACAAAATACATCTAAGCAATGGAGACCCGTTACCAGCTCTGCTCTGCAGGAGCAAGCGGATCCGCAGGTTTCAGAGCATAGCGCAAAGCCCAGGCATGAGCCAGAGTACGGAGAAAGCGCGGGACAGCACGGCGGTAGCGTAGTGATCGCTTAG